The Vibrio tarriae genome includes a window with the following:
- the sthA gene encoding Si-specific NAD(P)(+) transhydrogenase has product MGQKNHFDVIVIGSGPGGEGAAMGLTKGGKNVAIIEKESSVGGGCTHWGTIPSKALRHAVSRIIEFNSNPLFCKNNSSIHATFSTILSHAKSVIDKQTRLRQGFYDRNQCTLIFGAAHFIDAHTVAVKKADGSIDTYSADKFVIATGSRPYHPKDVDFGHPRIYDSDSILNLEHDPRHIIIYGAGVIGCEYASIFRGLDVKTDLINTRDRLLSFLDNEVSDALSYHFWNSGVVIRNDETYDKIEGTSDGVIVHLKSGKKMRADCLLYANGRTGNTDKLNLESVGLQADSRGQLVVNANYQTQVEHIYAVGDVIGYPSLASAAYDQGRFVAQAIIHGQAANLLTEDIPTGIYTIPEISSVGRTEQELTAAKVPYEVGRASFKHLARAQIAGKDIGSLKILFHRETKEILGIHCFGERAAEIIHIGQAIMEQKGEANTIEYFVNTTFNYPTMAEAFRVAALNGLNRLF; this is encoded by the coding sequence ATGGGACAGAAAAACCACTTTGACGTCATTGTGATCGGTAGCGGTCCGGGCGGAGAAGGGGCAGCCATGGGGCTGACCAAAGGGGGAAAAAATGTCGCTATCATAGAAAAAGAGAGCAGTGTCGGCGGAGGTTGTACTCACTGGGGCACCATCCCATCGAAAGCCCTACGTCACGCGGTAAGCCGCATTATTGAGTTCAATAGCAACCCGCTGTTTTGCAAAAACAACTCCAGCATTCACGCTACGTTTTCGACCATTTTAAGTCACGCCAAAAGCGTGATTGATAAACAAACACGCCTGCGCCAAGGCTTTTACGATCGCAATCAATGCACGCTGATTTTTGGCGCTGCGCACTTTATTGATGCGCACACCGTAGCGGTCAAAAAAGCCGATGGCAGCATCGACACCTACAGTGCCGATAAATTTGTTATCGCCACCGGCTCACGCCCTTATCATCCGAAAGATGTCGATTTTGGTCACCCGCGTATTTATGACAGCGACTCGATTCTGAACCTCGAACATGATCCTCGCCATATCATTATTTACGGCGCAGGGGTGATTGGTTGTGAATACGCCTCTATCTTCCGCGGCTTGGATGTCAAGACGGATCTGATCAACACCCGTGATCGTTTACTGTCGTTTCTGGATAATGAAGTCTCTGATGCGCTCTCTTACCACTTTTGGAACAGTGGTGTGGTGATCCGCAATGATGAAACCTACGACAAAATTGAAGGCACCAGCGATGGGGTGATCGTCCATCTCAAATCGGGTAAAAAAATGCGTGCCGATTGCTTGTTGTACGCCAACGGGCGCACCGGTAATACTGATAAGCTCAATTTAGAGTCGGTTGGCTTACAAGCCGATTCGCGAGGCCAGTTAGTCGTCAACGCCAATTACCAGACTCAAGTGGAACACATCTATGCGGTGGGTGATGTCATTGGTTACCCAAGCCTTGCCAGCGCCGCTTATGATCAAGGTCGGTTTGTCGCGCAAGCCATTATTCATGGTCAAGCGGCTAACTTACTGACGGAAGACATCCCAACCGGTATCTACACCATCCCAGAGATCAGCTCCGTGGGCCGTACCGAGCAAGAGCTGACGGCGGCTAAAGTACCTTATGAAGTGGGACGCGCTTCTTTCAAACATTTGGCGCGCGCGCAAATTGCGGGCAAAGATATTGGCAGCTTAAAAATCCTGTTCCATCGCGAAACCAAAGAGATTTTAGGTATTCACTGCTTTGGTGAGCGTGCCGCAGAAATCATTCATATCGGCCAAGCGATCATGGAACAAAAAGGGGAAGCCAATACCATTGAGTATTTCGTAAACACCACCTTTAACTACCCGACGATGGCCGAAGCCTTCCGTGTTGCAGCCTTAAATGGTCTTAACCGACTGTTTTAA
- a CDS encoding YijD family membrane protein, whose product MSRENNVQSTRAERKTLILALVAGMCSDALLSWLTMSSVPFSLFALIALVLSAQMLYQEYLAHPVAEEVPLVGLACFFVGAFGHSAFIKAQYPQEGSNFFSIVMVLILIFWIGRKLGYIGKPR is encoded by the coding sequence ATGTCGAGAGAAAACAATGTTCAGTCCACTCGCGCAGAGCGTAAAACATTAATACTGGCGCTGGTCGCGGGAATGTGCAGTGATGCTTTGCTGTCATGGCTCACCATGAGTTCAGTGCCATTTTCTCTGTTTGCTTTGATAGCTTTAGTACTCTCAGCTCAGATGCTTTATCAAGAGTATTTGGCTCATCCGGTGGCGGAAGAGGTGCCATTAGTCGGTCTGGCTTGTTTCTTCGTCGGGGCCTTTGGTCACTCAGCTTTTATCAAAGCCCAGTACCCGCAAGAAGGGTCAAACTTTTTCTCCATCGTCATGGTGCTGATCCTGATCTTTTGGATTGGGCGTAAGCTCGGTTACATCGGTAAGCCACGCTAA
- a CDS encoding RNA recognition motif domain-containing protein → MKSDKSMLWIALLAVIGAGFLSQLTLHSSFAFLIGVVATALICKLSTHPTLSSSEDEEASSTTKTLYVGNLPYKANESHVKELFAEFGEVFAVRLMKDKRTGKRRGFGFVVIAASQAQTAIDALNEKEYMQRTLKVRIANDPKSDEEMAE, encoded by the coding sequence ATGAAATCTGACAAATCGATGTTATGGATTGCCCTGCTTGCCGTTATTGGTGCCGGGTTTTTATCGCAATTGACTCTACACTCTTCTTTCGCTTTTCTAATTGGTGTGGTTGCAACGGCTTTAATTTGCAAACTTTCTACTCACCCCACTCTTTCATCAAGCGAAGATGAAGAGGCGTCTTCCACCACGAAAACACTCTATGTGGGCAATCTGCCCTATAAAGCCAATGAATCGCACGTTAAAGAGCTGTTCGCCGAGTTTGGCGAGGTTTTTGCGGTGCGTTTAATGAAAGACAAACGAACAGGTAAACGGCGAGGGTTTGGATTTGTGGTGATAGCCGCAAGCCAAGCTCAAACAGCCATTGATGCACTCAACGAAAAGGAATATATGCAGCGAACGTTAAAAGTTCGCATTGCGAATGATCCTAAATCGGATGAAGAAATGGCTGAATAG
- the trmA gene encoding tRNA (uridine(54)-C5)-methyltransferase TrmA encodes MATLDVNPELYQAQLADKIARLKAMFVDYSMPELEVFESPVANYRMRAEFRIWHEGDDMYYIMFNQETREKYRVDQFPAASRLINDLMPLLMDAMKGSPILRHKLFQVDFLSTLSGEILVSLLYHRQLSEEWITAAQALKQRLNDEGFNLNLIGRARKMKVVLDRDYVVEKLQVNGQPYVYKQVENSFTQPNAKVAEKMLEWAVDCTQESKGDLLELYCGNGNFSLALAQNFDRVLATELAKPSVEAAQFNIAANQIDNVQIIRMSAEEFTQAMEGKREFNRLKDAGVDLQSYRCNTIFVDPPRSGMDIDTCKMVQGYERILYISCNPETLQDNLQILGETHQVVRFALFDQFPYTHHMEAGVMLERKK; translated from the coding sequence ATGGCGACTCTTGATGTAAACCCTGAACTCTACCAAGCTCAATTGGCAGACAAAATCGCCCGTTTAAAAGCGATGTTTGTTGATTACTCCATGCCTGAGCTGGAAGTGTTTGAGTCACCGGTGGCGAACTATCGTATGCGTGCTGAATTTCGGATTTGGCATGAAGGCGATGACATGTACTACATCATGTTTAATCAAGAGACGCGCGAAAAGTACCGCGTGGATCAATTTCCAGCGGCGAGCCGCCTGATTAACGATTTGATGCCTCTGCTGATGGATGCCATGAAAGGCAGCCCTATTCTGCGCCATAAACTGTTTCAGGTTGATTTCCTCTCAACCCTCAGTGGCGAGATTTTGGTTTCACTGCTGTACCATCGACAGCTCAGCGAAGAATGGATCACTGCGGCGCAAGCACTCAAACAGCGCCTAAACGATGAAGGGTTCAACCTGAACTTAATCGGCCGTGCTCGCAAAATGAAAGTAGTGCTGGATCGTGATTACGTGGTGGAGAAATTACAGGTCAACGGCCAGCCTTATGTATATAAGCAAGTCGAAAACAGTTTTACCCAACCTAACGCGAAGGTCGCCGAAAAAATGTTGGAGTGGGCGGTCGATTGCACTCAAGAGAGCAAGGGTGATTTGCTTGAACTGTATTGCGGAAACGGCAACTTCTCACTGGCCCTAGCCCAAAACTTCGATCGCGTATTGGCAACCGAACTTGCCAAACCGTCTGTAGAAGCCGCGCAATTTAATATTGCCGCCAACCAAATAGACAACGTGCAGATCATCCGCATGTCGGCCGAAGAGTTTACTCAAGCCATGGAAGGTAAGCGCGAATTCAACCGTTTGAAAGATGCCGGTGTCGATTTACAAAGCTACCGCTGCAACACCATTTTTGTCGACCCACCACGCTCAGGCATGGATATCGACACCTGTAAGATGGTGCAAGGTTATGAGCGCATACTGTACATCTCTTGTAACCCAGAAACGCTGCAAGACAACCTGCAAATACTGGGTGAAACCCATCAAGTGGTACGCTTTGCCCTCTTCGACCAATTTCCTTACACCCACCACATGGAAGCGGGCGTGATGTTAGAGCGCAAAAAGTAA
- a CDS encoding ATPase, which yields MKKKKVIISWSSGKDSTLSLERLRERSDVEVVGLFTTYVGNEVPFQATPIEVLELQAQLVGLPLFKIELPEVFPANPIYQSRVVEGLQNSGVRFDAIAFGDLFCNGIAEYRKSYIEPAGWECLFPLMGESSILLAQEILRRGIQTLVVTTDGEQLSSDYCGQWYTAEFLQALPLNVDPCGENGEFHTLVTQSPSMSGRLELMLEAKSQTERFCYQRYRAWIA from the coding sequence GTGAAGAAAAAGAAAGTCATTATTAGCTGGTCATCCGGCAAAGACTCTACACTCAGCTTAGAGCGGTTGCGTGAAAGGTCGGATGTTGAAGTTGTTGGCCTCTTTACCACCTATGTCGGTAACGAAGTGCCTTTCCAAGCGACACCTATTGAGGTGCTTGAGCTGCAAGCTCAACTCGTCGGCCTTCCTTTATTTAAAATTGAACTGCCCGAGGTTTTTCCTGCCAATCCTATTTATCAAAGCCGAGTCGTGGAAGGATTACAGAACTCAGGTGTGAGATTTGATGCCATCGCTTTTGGTGATCTGTTTTGTAATGGCATCGCTGAGTATCGCAAAAGCTATATCGAGCCTGCGGGTTGGGAATGCCTTTTTCCTCTAATGGGGGAGAGTTCAATTCTTCTGGCACAAGAAATTCTTCGCCGAGGTATTCAAACCTTGGTCGTGACCACGGATGGTGAGCAGCTCAGTTCGGACTATTGTGGGCAATGGTATACCGCGGAATTTTTACAAGCACTGCCACTCAACGTTGACCCATGCGGGGAAAATGGAGAATTTCACACTTTAGTGACGCAATCGCCCAGCATGTCAGGTCGTTTGGAACTGATGCTTGAAGCAAAAAGCCAAACCGAGCGCTTCTGCTACCAAAGGTACCGTGCGTGGATTGCCTAA
- the add gene encoding adenosine deaminase, whose product MITSSLPLTDLHRHLDGNIRTQTILELGQKFGVKLPANTVETLTPYVQIVEAEPSLVAFLSKLDWGVAVLGDLDACRRVAYENVEDALNARIDYAELRFSPYYMAMKHGLPVAGVVEAVVDGVRAGVRDFGIQANLIGIMSRTFGTDACQQELDAILSQKNHIVAVDLAGDELGQPGDRFIQHFKQVRDAGIHVTVHAGEAAGPESMWQAIRDLGATRIGHGVKAIHDPKLMDYLAQHRIGIESCLTSNLQTSTVDSLATHPLKRFLEHGILACINTDDPAVEGIELPYEYEVTAPQAGLSQVQIRQAQQNGLELSFLSDSDKKVLLAKAALRG is encoded by the coding sequence ATGATAACTTCATCGCTCCCTTTAACTGATTTGCATCGTCACCTTGACGGTAATATCCGCACCCAAACCATTTTGGAATTAGGGCAAAAATTCGGTGTTAAGCTACCTGCAAACACGGTAGAAACTCTCACCCCTTATGTACAAATTGTCGAAGCAGAGCCCTCACTGGTTGCCTTCTTATCGAAACTGGATTGGGGTGTAGCGGTACTAGGCGATCTTGATGCTTGCCGTCGTGTTGCCTACGAAAACGTCGAAGATGCACTTAACGCCCGTATTGACTATGCAGAACTACGTTTCTCTCCTTATTACATGGCCATGAAACACGGCTTACCGGTTGCCGGGGTAGTAGAAGCCGTTGTCGATGGAGTACGCGCTGGTGTGCGTGATTTTGGCATTCAAGCCAACCTTATTGGCATTATGAGCCGCACCTTTGGCACCGATGCTTGCCAACAAGAACTCGACGCCATTCTAAGCCAGAAAAATCACATTGTAGCTGTCGATCTCGCAGGAGATGAATTGGGGCAACCCGGCGACCGCTTTATCCAACATTTTAAACAAGTCAGAGACGCTGGGATACATGTGACTGTTCATGCAGGTGAAGCTGCGGGGCCAGAAAGCATGTGGCAAGCGATCAGAGATCTAGGCGCAACCCGGATTGGCCATGGAGTCAAAGCCATCCATGACCCGAAACTGATGGACTACCTCGCCCAACACCGGATCGGTATCGAATCATGCCTGACTTCCAACCTGCAGACGAGCACGGTGGATAGCCTAGCCACACATCCTCTTAAGCGTTTCTTAGAGCATGGTATTTTAGCCTGCATTAACACCGACGACCCTGCTGTAGAAGGTATTGAACTACCTTACGAATATGAAGTCACAGCTCCTCAAGCAGGCTTAAGCCAAGTGCAGATCCGCCAAGCTCAGCAAAATGGTCTAGAACTCTCCTTCCTCTCTGATTCAGACAAAAAAGTCCTCCTCGCCAAAGCTGCTCTGCGCGGCTAA
- the murI gene encoding glutamate racemase encodes MSSQSFPRVLIFDSGVGGLSVYREIEARLPQLNYIYLFDNAAYPYGELTQETLIARVDTLVTRMVEQERIDLVVIACNTASTIVLPVLRAKLTIPVVGVVPAIKPASLIASKAIGLIATPATVKRQYTQELIRDFSANKNVELLGSTRLVNMAEEKLRGKPLDLEELASILQPLKNTIDVAVLGCTHFPLIKEEIQQVLGEQVQLIDSGLAIARRVQELLGIDQAVGAKQKHRIYASAPPWEESALNIKLEQLGFNPIQPFLHPI; translated from the coding sequence GTGTCATCTCAATCTTTTCCTCGTGTACTGATTTTCGATTCTGGTGTGGGTGGTCTTTCCGTATATCGAGAAATTGAAGCCCGCTTGCCGCAATTAAACTATATCTATCTCTTTGATAACGCGGCATATCCCTATGGAGAGCTGACCCAAGAAACACTGATCGCACGAGTCGATACTTTGGTTACTCGAATGGTTGAGCAAGAGCGGATCGATCTTGTGGTCATCGCTTGTAATACCGCGAGCACCATAGTGCTTCCTGTATTACGTGCCAAACTCACGATACCCGTGGTCGGGGTTGTGCCGGCGATCAAACCCGCCTCACTTATTGCTAGCAAGGCGATTGGGCTTATCGCGACCCCAGCCACAGTGAAACGGCAATACACTCAAGAACTGATCCGTGACTTTTCCGCCAACAAAAACGTTGAGCTATTGGGGTCTACACGTTTGGTTAATATGGCTGAAGAGAAATTGCGTGGTAAGCCTCTCGATCTCGAAGAATTAGCCAGCATATTGCAACCCCTGAAGAACACGATTGATGTCGCCGTTTTAGGCTGTACTCACTTTCCCCTGATTAAAGAAGAGATCCAGCAAGTACTTGGAGAGCAAGTGCAACTGATTGATTCTGGTTTGGCCATTGCGCGTAGAGTGCAGGAGTTGCTGGGAATAGATCAAGCGGTTGGTGCAAAGCAAAAGCATCGAATTTATGCAAGCGCACCACCATGGGAGGAAAGTGCGCTGAACATAAAGCTTGAACAGTTAGGTTTTAATCCTATTCAGCCATTTCTTCATCCGATTTAG
- a CDS encoding TonB-dependent receptor domain-containing protein, protein MQKSLLAITLASLLTPISYLHANEAQPQETLVVTANRFEQAESSVLSSVTVVSRQEIEAYQANSLTEVLRRVPGVEIAQNGGRGHNASIFMRGTNSDHVLVLVDGIRINSSAGGVAINRFPIGLVERLEVIRGPNASMYGSDAIGGVINIITRSHRGDDDKQVTLGVGSLASKKADVIAKADVEQKGHLQVAAGLEQTDGYDIKKSGKGTQYGFDSQNLMAGYEHQLNDQWLGYVSASWFDSDAEYDNYGSVNHGYSENESFTGQLNYQGEQLKSLVSLNYQQTENLDYSLSEGKANASTKANISLTQLQWANLYQLTENAEIGAGVDARRESLADDAKNYGSSHKLAGESLDTRGVFASGRVYVDSWTFESSIRYDKHDKYDHYTTWSVAAGYQLNDQHRLRAVYGTAFKAPTYSDLSTTPDLKPEESKNIEFGVSGVYSFASWNASIYDNKVDNLIIWYKPALSSGNWYSDNTDARIKGLEFDVNFNTGPVNHMLVAEFKDHKDDNNVQLARRAEQNYKWISSLTVGQFDLNATYTLTGKRLDLPTAAPKADDFIPATNLWDMSIGYWVNEDVTLRGRIENVFNEQYESAIGYKAPERAYYFNVAYQF, encoded by the coding sequence ATGCAAAAGTCTCTTTTAGCGATCACTCTAGCATCGCTGCTTACCCCTATCTCTTATTTACATGCTAACGAAGCACAACCTCAAGAAACTCTGGTGGTGACGGCAAATCGTTTTGAGCAAGCAGAATCATCGGTTCTCTCTTCGGTGACGGTTGTCTCTCGTCAGGAAATTGAAGCTTATCAAGCGAATTCTTTAACTGAAGTGCTGCGCCGAGTGCCTGGTGTCGAGATCGCCCAAAATGGTGGGCGTGGACATAACGCCTCTATTTTTATGCGCGGAACAAACAGTGATCATGTTTTGGTTCTGGTGGATGGTATTCGCATTAACTCCTCTGCGGGTGGTGTAGCCATTAACCGTTTTCCGATTGGCCTTGTTGAGCGTTTAGAAGTGATCCGTGGGCCTAATGCTTCTATGTATGGCTCAGATGCGATTGGCGGTGTGATCAATATTATTACTCGTTCGCACCGTGGGGATGATGATAAACAAGTGACTCTTGGCGTCGGTAGTCTCGCTTCCAAAAAAGCGGATGTGATCGCTAAGGCTGATGTAGAGCAGAAGGGGCATCTCCAAGTCGCTGCTGGTCTTGAGCAAACCGATGGCTATGATATTAAGAAGTCAGGAAAAGGCACTCAGTATGGTTTTGACAGCCAAAATCTAATGGCGGGTTATGAGCATCAACTCAATGATCAATGGCTTGGTTATGTTTCGGCGAGTTGGTTTGACAGTGATGCGGAGTATGATAATTACGGTTCGGTAAATCACGGTTACTCAGAAAATGAAAGTTTCACGGGACAACTGAATTACCAAGGTGAGCAACTGAAAAGTTTAGTGAGTCTGAATTACCAACAAACGGAAAATTTGGATTACTCACTCTCAGAAGGTAAAGCGAACGCAAGCACGAAAGCCAACATCAGCCTGACTCAATTGCAATGGGCGAACTTGTATCAGCTAACAGAGAATGCTGAAATTGGTGCGGGAGTGGATGCTCGTCGAGAGAGTCTTGCCGATGATGCAAAAAACTATGGTTCCTCCCATAAGTTGGCAGGTGAAAGTCTAGATACACGCGGCGTCTTTGCTTCTGGTCGAGTGTATGTTGATAGTTGGACATTTGAATCCAGCATCCGTTATGACAAACATGATAAGTATGATCACTACACAACATGGTCAGTGGCGGCGGGCTATCAACTCAACGATCAACATCGTCTACGTGCCGTCTATGGTACGGCTTTCAAAGCTCCGACTTATTCCGATCTCAGCACCACACCTGATTTGAAACCAGAAGAGTCAAAGAACATTGAATTTGGCGTATCTGGGGTTTACTCATTCGCAAGCTGGAATGCCTCTATCTACGACAATAAAGTGGATAATCTGATCATTTGGTATAAGCCGGCATTATCGTCAGGCAATTGGTATTCCGATAACACAGATGCTCGCATTAAGGGGCTTGAGTTTGATGTGAACTTCAATACAGGCCCAGTGAACCATATGTTGGTGGCTGAATTTAAAGATCATAAAGATGATAATAATGTCCAGCTAGCGCGCCGCGCTGAGCAAAATTACAAATGGATTAGTTCATTGACTGTGGGACAATTTGATTTAAATGCGACTTATACCCTTACCGGTAAGCGTTTAGACCTTCCTACGGCAGCGCCAAAAGCGGATGACTTTATTCCAGCAACCAATCTGTGGGATATGTCAATCGGATATTGGGTGAATGAAGATGTGACGCTTCGCGGCCGAATTGAAAACGTATTCAATGAGCAATATGAAAGTGCGATTGGCTACAAGGCGCCTGAACGTGCCTACTATTTCAATGTCGCTTATCAGTTCTAG
- the fabR gene encoding HTH-type transcriptional repressor FabR has product MKSLGIRAQQKEKTRRSLIDAAFSQLSADRSFSNLSLREVAREAGIAPTSFYRHFKDMDELGLTMVDEGGLLLRQLMRQARQRIVKEGSVIRTSVETFMEFIESSPNVFRLLLRERSGTSCEFRAAVVREIQHFAAELTEYLVATGMTREEAMTQAEASVTLVFSSGAEALDLDRRERDELAERLIMQLRMLAKGAHWYRKERERHRLKGALE; this is encoded by the coding sequence ATGAAATCGTTGGGAATCCGAGCACAACAAAAAGAAAAGACGCGCCGCTCTTTAATTGATGCCGCGTTTAGCCAACTGAGCGCTGACCGAAGTTTCTCTAACCTGAGTCTACGTGAAGTCGCCCGAGAAGCGGGCATTGCACCGACCTCGTTTTATCGTCACTTCAAAGACATGGATGAACTGGGCTTAACCATGGTGGATGAAGGTGGTCTGTTATTGCGTCAGTTGATGCGTCAAGCTCGCCAGCGCATCGTCAAAGAAGGCAGTGTGATCCGCACTTCAGTGGAAACCTTTATGGAGTTCATTGAGAGCAGCCCTAACGTATTTCGTTTGTTGTTGCGTGAACGTTCTGGCACTTCCTGTGAGTTTCGAGCGGCAGTAGTGCGTGAAATTCAACATTTCGCCGCTGAGCTCACCGAATATCTGGTTGCCACAGGGATGACGCGGGAGGAGGCGATGACTCAAGCAGAAGCTTCCGTCACCTTGGTCTTTAGCTCAGGCGCAGAAGCGCTCGATTTGGATCGCCGTGAACGCGATGAACTGGCCGAGCGTTTGATCATGCAACTGCGCATGTTGGCCAAAGGGGCACATTGGTATCGTAAAGAGCGTGAACGTCATCGCCTGAAAGGCGCGTTGGAATAA